A segment of the Streptomyces sp. P9-A2 genome:
GCCCTCGGTGTAGATGCCGTGGAAGAGGTCCTCGGCTTCGGCGTCGCTGACGCCCACGGGGGTGAACGTGCCGGACCATTCGACGCGCGAGGCGTCGCGGCTGCCGGGAACGGCGTGGACGCGCAGAGTGGAGCGGTAGCCGGTCACCGGGAAGGGCGCCTGCTCGATGGTGTAGGAGTAGCTGCGCGCATCGTGGTCGAAGGCATGGAGGCGCTCGATGATGACGCCGCCGTCCTGGTTGGTCAGGCGGCGTACACGGCCGCCTTCACCCAGTTCGCTCTCGGGGATGTAGGGGAGCCAGTCGGGCAGGGATCCGAAACCGCCGATGAGCTGCCAGACGCGGTCGGGGCCCTGCGGCAGGTCGAGGGATACGGTGGTGGTGGCCATGGTGGGTGCTTTCTGTGGTGTGCCGTGGTGTGTCAAGCGGTGGGAGCGTGGGCGGCGATGAGCTTCTCGTCGCGCAGGGCGTCCCAGAAGGCGACCGGGACGCTCTCGGTGAGGGCGGCGACGTCCTCGGCGATGCGGCTGGGCCGGGTGGCGCCGGGTATGACGGCGGCCGTGGCGGGGTGGGCCAGTACGAACTGCAGCGCTGCGGCCTTGACGCTCACACCGTGCTCGGCGGCAAGCGTCTTGATCCGCTCGACCCTGGTGACGATTTCCGCCGGGGCCTGCTGGTACTCGAAGTGTCGGCCGCCGGCGAGGACGCCGGAGCTGTAGGGGCCTCCGACGACCATGTCGACGCCCTGCTCGGTAGCCGCGGGCAGCAGGCGCTGCAGGGACCGGTTGTGGTCGAGGAGGGTGTAGCGGCCGGCCAGGAGGAACGCGTCCGGCCGGGGCTCGTCCAGGTCGAGGGTGAGCTCGATCGGCTCCACCCGGTTGACGCCGAGGCCCCAGGCCTTGATGACGCCTTCCTCGCGGAGTCGCTGCAGCACGCGGAAAGCGCCGGTGCGCGCGGTCTCGTAGACGGCCGGCCAGCGGTCTCCGTGGAAGTCCTGGGCCACGTCGTGCACCCAGACGATGTCGAGGCGGTCCGTCTTCAGGCGCGTGAGGCTGTCCTCGATCGAGCGCAGGGTGGAGTCCGCCGTGTAGTCGTCGATCACCTTGTTCCGGCGGCCGTACTCGAAGAGGCCGCCCTTTTCGCCCAGGTCTCGGGTGGTGGGGTCCTCCGACTCGTCCAGGATGACGCGGCCCACCTTGGTACTGAGCACGAACTCGTCGCGCGGTCGGCCGGCGAGGACCTCGCCCAGGCGGATCTCGGACAGACCGGCGCCGTAGAACGGGGCGGTGTCGAAGTAGCGGATGCCCTGGTTCCAGGCGGCCTCGACGGTGGCCGCGGCCTCCTCGTCCGGGATGCTGCGGAACATGTTGCCCAGCGGTGCGGTACCGAAGCCGAGGGTGCCCGGCAGAAGGGACTTGATGCCCATGGGGAAAATCCTTCTCTTCATTGCGTGACGCGGAGTTACATAGGGTTTTTCCGCTCCGCGGCTCTTGCTCTGTCGAGGCTAGGATCGACGGGTGAGACTGTCCAAGACTTGCTTGGACGGACTTGAGTCCTGAGAGGTCTTAAATGCTTGACCTGCGCCAACTCCGGTATTTCGTGGCCGTCGCCGAAGAGGAACATGTCGGCCGGGCCGCCGAACGCCTGCACATCTCGCAGTCGCCGCTGAGCCGGCAGATCGCTCAGCTGGAGAAGAGCCTGGGCCTCACCCTGTTCGAGCGCAGCCAGCAGCGTATTCGGCTCACCTCCGACGGCCACGTCTTCCTCACCGAGGCCACGGCCCTGCTGCGGCACGCGGACCGGCTGGAGAACCTGGGCCGGCGCCTCGGCCGGGGCGAGGAGGGCGGCCTGTGTGTGGGATACGTGGGCGACGCCATGCACACCGGCCTTCTCCCCCGGGCCCTGCGGGCGCTGCACGACGACCGCCCCGGGATCCATGTCGCCCTCTACGACCTGCCCGCATCACAGCAGTTCGAGGGACTCCGCCAACGCAGCCTGGATATCGCCCTGGTCCCGCAGGCACCACCCGAGACCGACCCGGACCTGCGCAGCACCCTCCTCTTCGAAGACCCCCTGTTCCTGGCCATGCCGAACAGCCATCCCCTCGCCGGCGCGACGGAGATCCCGCCCGGTGACCTGGACGCCCAGCCGTGGGTCGCCATGGAAGACAGCCAGGACCTCACCTGGCGGGACGGCTTCGTCGCGTCCTGCACCGCCGCCGGCTTCACCCCCGACATCCGGCTGGAGGCGCCGGACCCCCTCACCGCACTCGGCCTCGTCGCATCAGGGCTCGGCATGGCGTTCGTACAGAAGAGCATGCTGCGCGGCCACATCCCAGGAGTCACAGTCCGCGACCTCCCCTGGTTCCAGAGGTCCGTGCGCCTGTGGGCCGCCTGGCACCGGATCGATCTCCGTCCCGTCGTCGCCTCGTTCCGCGCAACCGTCCTGAGCACCGGAAACGAGGAGCACGACCTCACCGGCTGAACCCCGGCGCCACGCTGCCGTCGGCAACCTGACGCACCCTCACCCGATACCGCTCGTCGGCAGGGGCAGGTACGACCGTACGGATACCGCGCTTGCGCAGGTGCTTGCGGACGGCTCGTGAGCAGTACTTCTTGTCGGCGAGGACCACATACGGTGCGGAGCGGGACCATCCACGTGGCACGGGCACTCGCAGGCCATGACCTCTTCGGAAGCGAAAACGGAAGCGGATGCGTCACCGGCCCGGCAGGCAGCCGGTACGAAGGCCGGGAGGGGGCGGCGCTCGTCGGCCACCGAAGGGATCTTCGTGGACAGTCGCCCGGGTCCGACCGACGGCGCGGTCGTCCGGTTCGCCGGCCGGGTTCTGCGTGCTTACCGACCGGCTGCTGCCTCACGCGTACATCGTTTTGACCGGAGGGCACCCGCCTCCGACTCGCACGGGAAGAGGGGCTCCCCACCGGCGCTGCAGCGGGCGCGCTGGGATGCCGGTCGCTCCTTCGGGTGTGCGAGCCCGGCCGGCGGGCCGGTCAACAGGGCTTGGAGAGGATTGCGTTGAGTTCGGAAAAGGTGATTCCTTCGGCGAGTGAGTCGTAGCCGCCGGTGCCGAAAAGCTCCTGCGCGGCGCGGCGGGCAGCGGCGTAGGCGGCTTGTGCCACGCCCGAGCCGAGACTGACGCGAGCCACTCCGAGGGCG
Coding sequences within it:
- a CDS encoding SRPBCC family protein, encoding MATTTVSLDLPQGPDRVWQLIGGFGSLPDWLPYIPESELGEGGRVRRLTNQDGGVIIERLHAFDHDARSYSYTIEQAPFPVTGYRSTLRVHAVPGSRDASRVEWSGTFTPVGVSDAEAEDLFHGIYTEGLAALEKTASA
- a CDS encoding aldo/keto reductase, which gives rise to MGIKSLLPGTLGFGTAPLGNMFRSIPDEEAAATVEAAWNQGIRYFDTAPFYGAGLSEIRLGEVLAGRPRDEFVLSTKVGRVILDESEDPTTRDLGEKGGLFEYGRRNKVIDDYTADSTLRSIEDSLTRLKTDRLDIVWVHDVAQDFHGDRWPAVYETARTGAFRVLQRLREEGVIKAWGLGVNRVEPIELTLDLDEPRPDAFLLAGRYTLLDHNRSLQRLLPAATEQGVDMVVGGPYSSGVLAGGRHFEYQQAPAEIVTRVERIKTLAAEHGVSVKAAALQFVLAHPATAAVIPGATRPSRIAEDVAALTESVPVAFWDALRDEKLIAAHAPTA
- a CDS encoding LysR substrate-binding domain-containing protein; this translates as MLDLRQLRYFVAVAEEEHVGRAAERLHISQSPLSRQIAQLEKSLGLTLFERSQQRIRLTSDGHVFLTEATALLRHADRLENLGRRLGRGEEGGLCVGYVGDAMHTGLLPRALRALHDDRPGIHVALYDLPASQQFEGLRQRSLDIALVPQAPPETDPDLRSTLLFEDPLFLAMPNSHPLAGATEIPPGDLDAQPWVAMEDSQDLTWRDGFVASCTAAGFTPDIRLEAPDPLTALGLVASGLGMAFVQKSMLRGHIPGVTVRDLPWFQRSVRLWAAWHRIDLRPVVASFRATVLSTGNEEHDLTG